In the genome of Arachis stenosperma cultivar V10309 chromosome 2, arast.V10309.gnm1.PFL2, whole genome shotgun sequence, the window CCTCAAGGCAGGGTTGTCAACTACAATGCAATGCACATGATCTTTGTGTGGGGCATCGATGCCTTCCCTTTCAGGCCCTCCGATGATGAGCTACTTACACAGAAATGGAACTGGTTCTGGGCCGAGATGAAGAAAGTGCATCCAAGATTACAAGACCTTGTAAGTTCTACACTACCTGTGCCTGCATGTTGCACATATCACTTCATACGTATACAAGTTACAGAGATGTTTGCATGATCTATTTTCTGTGTACTCAATTAGCTACATAGTCATTACCTGGTTATTATTACCTGTGATGTGACGAATCTTAACTAATTAAGTGCAGAAAATGAGTTAATTTCCTTCTATCAAAACTTTACAAGTTAAATCATTAATATTCTATGTGTCCGCGTGTTGCTGTGTGAATTGAATACTATCGACATCAGATTAAAGGGGACAGTTTCATCTTCATCTACGGAGGTGCCGACGGTAACAGCAAGTGGATGCAAGACTTAACAGTGGCAGTAGAGAAAATGAAAATGCATGAGGTTATCAAGAAGGCAGATGCCATAATAGAGTATTATCCATTTGGAAAAGAAGATCCTCGGATTGTTCCCCGCTTCTGGATTGGGATTGAGAACCTGTTCGCGAGCAAGATTCTGAAGAAGCGCAGAGATCCCACCGCTGAGGAGATAAAGAGCTTGCTCTGCCTTAAACAGGACCAGCTGGGATGGGTTCTACTAAGCAAAGGCTCAAATGTGAAGTTGCTAGGTCCCGGGGAACCCATGCTTGCCACTGCCGCCGAGTTTGAGATATGGAAAGACAAAGTGCTGCAGAAAGCAGGGTTTGACGTGGCTTTCAGAGAATACTACGAGAACAAGCTTCGGGATTCACCTGCCCAATGCGCTCACATGCAATTGGCTAATTATCCTGCCGATATTCTTGATCCCATAAACTGTCCAGACCCTATGTGTGGACGAACCATGGAGATAGAATCTGTTCGGTACAAGTGCTGCCATGGTCATTCTCATAAAGCCGAACCTACAGAGAGTGGTGATGTGATGATTGAGAAGAAGTACACTTCCTGATTAATTCCACTACTAAATTACTGGTTTGTGGAGGAATTCTATAGTTAATTTGGTATTTGTTTGTCCAATATATTCTCCCCTAATttacttgtttttctttttatgcctttttctttttattttcgtGTGTTTGCTCTGCAGTTGTGCTCTAGGTGCCCATCAATAATGTGTTTCGAATATGTTTTCCTTGTAGATTGACTTAAAATATGTTTGTTACTTCAGTGATATGttataactaaataaataatataattattattagtgcaaatttcaaattttaaactcTCAATATTAAAAATACTCTAATATAGGTGGTGCAAATAGTATATTATGACGCAAGCAAAGACATTATAAGAGTAATGATGCAAGAGTATGGATGAAAATTGTTCATCATATCCAACTTATATAAATAGACATTTATATGTAAAAAATCATTAGATTAAAGAGAATAGAAGACAGAGACTACTCAGAATTCAAAAGTTTAGaaagaaaacataaagaaaataatTCATGCGATTCTATAGTTTGATGTAAGAATTCTTCTCAATGAAAAATAATATAGAGATCTATCTCTCCtctagagaaaaaaaaaaattgaaaactttGTAACATAAACTATCACATAAAACAAAAGTTCCGTTAcacatttaaatatttttgttaattaagtCTAATCAAGTTGGTATAAGTctaacaaatataataataaatctaaaaaatttaataatagaacaaaaatatgttaaaataaattttgttcaacagcaatatatttataatttaaaattataatgatGTATCATTATAATTCTTTTtacatatatttaaaataattatgtataagagttaaaataaaaaaactacaCTACTAACAGATAAATCAAATTTAACTACATATATAACCGAAAACAGCACCAGCTATAAACATATTAAACTCAATTGCATTTGCATCTCAGGCACTTCTTTCGCAATTAAATGAAAGACTCTATTCTCATCATTTACTTTTagttaggaacttagaatttgataTGACCGTTATGAGTTATAGCTCGGCAAAATCTATTCGTAACCGACGTATTAACGTCACCGATTTTATGGCATTAAACGACTTTGGTCGGTTACGGCAAAATAATCAATTTATGAGAAAACGGTCGGTTATCGTTTCCGAATTATAAAAGGGAACAGTCCGAGTTGAAAAGGTAGATCATTGTTCCAAGTTAAAAAACTCTTTTCGATAATTCTCATTCACTGATTTGAGCGTCGGAGTGCTTTTTGCAGGTGCTCCCCCTCTCGTTTCATTTGGCGAACAAGGTGCATTGTGATTCACTCACTATGTCAGATAGCTCCTTCCTCGGAACGAAGTATAGCTCGGTCGACCCACCCTTTAAGACGAAGAATAGTTCGGTCACGACCAGGCAGGAACatttggcgcccaccgtggggcccGAGCTTACAACACTTTCTTTAACAAGACCCAAATACCCTATCGTCTGTGAATGGCTGATGCACCTCCCCCTACTCCATCCGAACTACTTCGGATGGTAACCGAGCTTCAGCAGGCGAATCAGCGCATGGCAGAGGCAAATCAACGTATGGccgaagaaaatcaaagaatgcagcagcaaattcagcAAATAGCTAACGCCCGACTCGAGCATAACGACAACCGTCACGGAGGAAACGCCAATGACGAGAATCAATCTCAGCCGACACATGTTTCGGAGACTCCCCAGGATGATGACGGAAGGGATCCTCACAACAATGAAGCCTCACTGAAAGACGAGGAAGAGGAGCCCGACAACTCGGCAGGACCTTTCACAGCTGATATCATGAATTTTCAATTACCTCGGCAATTTACATTGCCAACGACTTTAAATCCGTATGATGGTTTAGGCGACCCAAAACAGCACATCAAAAAGTTCCGATCTATCATGATTGTTAATGGTGCATCCGATCCCATTCTATGTCGTTGTTTTCCCTCCTTTTTGGATGGTCCTGCACTTGACTGGTTTTGCTCTTTGCCTGCAGATTCAATTTCACGTTTCCAGGAGTTAGCAAAGCAGTTTGAAGATCACTTCGCAGCATCAGCAATATATCTGCATGATTCCGACTACCTGACGACTGTGAAGCAAGGTCCTCAGGAAAGTCTGAAGGACTACATCACCCGTTTTACGAAAATAGCAATGCGCATACCCGACCTTCATCCAGAAGTTCATCTTCACGCTATCAAAAGCGGCCTTCGACCAGGAAAGTTCCAAGAAGCCATCGCAGTGGCCAAACCGAAGACTTTAGCCGAGTTTCGCGAAAAAGCAAAAGGGCAAATAGACATCGAAGAGCTTCGTCAAGCTCGCAAAGCGGAAAAGTCGGCAGCTATTAAAGAAGATGATAAGCCTCGGGACAATAAGAAGACTTTCAGACCAACCCCTCGCTATGAAACCTACACTCAGTTTAACACGAAAAGAGATGATATTATTAAGGAAATCCTGAATTCCAAGCTGATTAAACCTCCTCGCAAAGCTGGCAGTTATCCCGAGCCGAAGAATATAGACAAATCCAAATACTGCACATTCCATCAGAAGTATGGTCACACAACCGATGAGTGTGTGATCGCCAAAGACCTTTTAGAACGTTTAGCAAGACAAGGACATCTTGATAAATATATCTCAGGCCACATGCAGAAAAGATCCGTTTCCATTTCAGATCCACCCCCTGTAGGACCAGCATCATCGTCAAAAGATAAGGAAAAGGCGCCGGCTCAGCCTAGGGGCATAATTAATTGCATCTCGGGCGGCTATGCCGGAGGTGGACAAACAAGTTCGGCAAGAAAATGAACATACAGGGCCATGCTAGCACTGGCAGATACCACCAACAATCCCCAGCCAATGTTGGAGATTCCAGAGATGACATTTTGCCCAACCGACTTTAATTGCAAAGATACCAACCTTGATGACCCTGTCGTCATCTCCCTGCAGTTGGGCGACTTAATAGTTCGGAAAGTGCTGCTAGACCCAGGCAGCAGCGCTGATGTGCTATTCTTTACAACATttgaaaaaatgaaattaagTACTAATATTTTGCAGCCATCTGCAGGTGATTTGGTCGGATTTTCCGGGGAACGCGTTCCAGTGATGGGTTCAGTGTGGTTACAAACCACACTCGGTGAGCAGCCTTTATCTAAAACACATGACATCCAGTATCTTGTTGTAGACTGTTTCAGTCCCTATAACCTTATCTAGGGAAGACCTTTTTTAAATAGATTTACTGCAATTGTATCTACTGTTCATCTCTGTGTCAAGTTTCCTGTGCAGGACAATCTTATAGCCACAATCCATGGTGATTTGCAAGAAGCTCGGCATTGCTATAATACAAGTCTAAAGCCCATCAAAAGGGGTTGCGAACGACGTATAAACTCCATCACTTCCGAACAACCAACATTGGCCGAGCTTGACCCTAGAGCCGACTTTCAAGATCGTCCTTTACCAAATGAAGAGCTCACAAAAATTATGCTAACTGATGACCCAACGAAATACACTTTCATAGGAACCTCGGTAAAAGACAAGGAGCGGGAGAAGCTCATCCATTTTTTACAAAAGAACGCCGATCTTTTTGCTTGGACATCTGGagacatgccaggcattgaTCCATCCGTTATTACTCACAAATTGGCAATAAACCCAGCAGCTCGGCCAGTCTCTCAGAAAAAAAGAAATCTCGGAGCCGAGAAAAGAATGGCATCCATGGCTGAAGCCAAGAAGCTCATTGATGCAAATTTCATCCGGGAAATCAGGTTTACAACTTGGCTGGCCAACGTCGTCatggtaaagaaaaataacggtaaatggcgcatgtgcgtcgattttactaatttaaataaagcaTGTCCTAAAGATGCTTATCCTCTGCCTTCTATCGATACTTTAGTAGACAACTCTTGTGGTTACGGCACCTTGAgtttcatggatgcatactctggTTACAACCAGATCCTTATGCACCCATCAGACCAAGAAAAAATGGCCTTTATTACTGAATATGGTAACTATTGTTACAATGtcatgccttttggtttaaagaatGCAGGTGCAACATACCAAAGACTGATGAACAGGGTCTTCGAGCAACAGATAGGTCGAAATATTGAGGTGTATGTCGATGACATGGTCGCCAAAACAAAGGTCGGCCATTCCCATATTGATGACCTTGGGGAAATATTCGGCCAAATCCGAGCTTATAATATGAGGCTCAACCCGGAAAAATGTGCTTTTGGTGTTAGCGGAGGGAAATTCCTCGGCTTCATGCTTACTAGCCGAAGAATTGAAGCCAATCCTGAAAAATGTCAGGCATCCAAGTCTTTTAACTTTTTTCGGTGTTTacgaaaaaacacaaaattccAATGGGATGAAAACTGTGAAATGgcatttcaaaatttaaaacaatttctTTCTAAACCACCTGTTTTGCAAAAACCTGACATTGGTGAAccattgtatttatatttgtCGGTTACTGATATAGCAGTTAGCTCTGTTCTTGTTgcagaaaaagagaaaacacaGCAACCAGTTTATTTTGTAAGCAAATCATTGCAGAACGCCGAGCTTCGCTATCCGAGGTTAGAAAAGCTCGCCTATGCACTTGTTTTTTCTGCAAGAcgactccgcccctactttcagAGTCATACAATTTACGTCAGAACTTCTCAACCCTTGCGCCAAATACTCGCCAAACCCGAGCTTGCCGGGAGATTGATAAGATGGTCTATCGAACTGTCCGAATTTGATATTCAATATCAACCTAGAGGATCtgtcaaatcacaatacctggcCGACTTTGTTGTCGAGCTCACGGGAACAAGCACAGACATAGAGGATGCAGGTTGGATGTTATTTGTTGATGGGGCCTCTAACCCTCATGGATCTGGAGCAGGAATACTTTTGGAAAATGCCGAGGGGGTCGTTATTGAACACTCTCTGCGATTTTCATTCAAGGCCAGCAACAATCAAGCCGAGTATGAAGCCCTACTCGCGGGGCTCAGGTTAGCAATAGAACTACATGTTGTTAACTTAAAAGTTTATTGTGATTCTCTATTAGTTGTTCAACAAGTAAATCAGAGTTTCCAGACAAAAGATCCAGTTTTGTCAAAATACCTAATTCTTGTCAAAAATCTCATGGATCGTTTCTCAAAAATTGAAATTTGTCATATAGCACGAGATCAAAATCATAGGGCAGATATATTATCAAAGCTTGCTTCCACTCAATCACACACTGCCTCATTATTACAATCCACTCTCCACGAGCCGAGCATAAACATCCATAGCATTTCTCATATAGAACAGGAAGTCGGTTGGCAAAAGCCATACATCCAATACCTTAAAAGTGGAGAACTCCCACAAGAGATACAAGATGTAAAAAAGTTCAAACGACAGGCATCATTCTTTACATTATTAAATAACCTGTTGTATAGGCGGGGCTACTCCCGACCATTATTGAAATGCTTAGACAGGACAGAGGCCGACCTAGCCCTAGCCGAGGTCCATGAAGGCATTTGTGGAATACACTCAGGAGCCAGGAGTCTAGCACAAAAGATTCTTCGTGCTGGTTTTTATTGGCCGACCATATGGGAGGACAGTCGGAAAAAGGTCCGAACTTGCGACCGCTGCCAAAAACATGCCCCTAGCATAAACATCCCCGCCGAAGATTTACATCAATCAACGGTAAGCTGGCCCTTTAATCATTGGGGAATAGATATCCTGGGACCTTTTCCCACAGCTCCGAGACAGGTAAAATATTTGGTTGTGGCAATTGATTACTTTTCTAAATGGATTGAGGCTCAACCTCTAGCTAAAATTACATCAGTTCAAATGATTTCTTTTGTCTGGCAAAAGATAATTTGCAGATTTGGTATACCTCGTCACATTGTAACCGATAATGGTCGGCAGTTTACCGACCATAATTTTAAGAACTTTTTACAGAACTTAAAGATTAAGCAGCATTTTTCCTCGGTGGAGCATCCTCAATCTAACGGCTTAGCTGAAGCTGCAAACAAGGTCGTCCTCCAGGCTTTAAGGAAGAAACTCGATGACGCCAAAGGATTATGGGCTGAACTTGTTCCAGAGATTTTATGGGGTTATAATACCTCACCACACTCGACGACTAAAGAAACACCATTTCGTCTGGTTTACGGATCAGAAGCAATGATACCAGTTGAAGTATCACAAAGCTCCTTCAGAACACAGGCAGAAGATCATGAGTATGCTCGGCGAGCCGAGCTTGACTTGGTGGAGGAGGTGCGGACCATAGCGGCCGTTCGTCACAAAGCCTTACAGCAAAGATTAGGCAAATGCCATAATAAAAGGGTGAAACCAAGATCCTTTAACTTCGGAGACCTGGTATTAAGAAAAACTGAAGAAGCGCGGAAACCACCCACTCATGGCAAACTTGCAGCCACATGGGAAGGCCCATACCGAATTCATCAGGTACTCGGCAAAGGAGCATACCGGTTGGAGCAATTAGATGGTACAGTATTGCCTAGCACTTGGAATATTAATTCCTTGAAACAATATTATAGTTAACACTTCAAAATGCTGGCACTCTTTTTCCTACCTTGAGATTTTTCCTAAAGTTAGGTTTTGCTCAAggaggttttaacgaggccagCGACCTTAGTTCAATTTGTAAAGGTCATGCATACAAATGAAAGTTATTTTTTGCCAATATATTCTATATTAACATAAACTTCTTAAAGCTTACTGCTTACTACAATAAACAACTCCTGTTCAAACTCAAAACCACACCAATAATAGGTGTGCAAACCGAACTGATGATTCTTTATCAGTAATCAGACCCTAAGCACAGGGATATGCAAAAGATAAGACAAATATATCACAAACTTATCAGAAATGCATCAGTTACCAAACAAATTTTAACAGATCTCAAAAGGGGACTCATACTGCCCCACTCAAAATAAAAAGGGAAGTTGTTCATACAGCCAAGTcattacacaaaaaaaaaaaaagaagaaaggtaAAAGCATCAAATGCGCAGTCACACATCATCAATCCGCCAAGTTATCACCCTTTTCTTCTGGAACCTCTTCATCATCGACCAAGTTCCCATCCCGAACTATTTTGCTCGGGTCCATAGCCGCAAAATCTCCATCAGGGCAAAGAAACTTTGCTTGGATAACGGCACGTTCGAAACCTTCGGCAAAAGCATCAAGAATCTCAGCTTCACGGTTAGTTTTCATCTGTGACAACTTTAACTCCATTTCAACAAACTGCTTGCCCAAATTGGCAATTTCgtcttccttctttttcaatAACTCTCCAGTTTTC includes:
- the LOC130963660 gene encoding uncharacterized protein LOC130963660, with amino-acid sequence MLALADTTNNPQPMLEIPEMTFCPTDFNCKDTNLDDPVVISLQLGDLIVRKVLLDPGSSADVLFFTTFEKMKLSTNILQPSAGDLVGFSGERVPVMGSVWLQTTLGEQPLSKTHDIQYLVDNLIATIHGDLQEARHCYNTSLKPIKRGCERRINSITSEQPTLAELDPRADFQDRPLPNEELTKIMLTDDPTKYTFIGTSVKDKEREKLIHFLQKNADLFAWTSGDMPGIDPSVITHKLAINPAARPVSQKKRNLGAEKRMASMAEAKKLIDANFIREIRFTTWLANVVMVKKNNDNSCGYGTLSFMDAYSGYNQILMHPSDQEKMAFITEYGNYCYNVMPFGLKNAGATYQRLMNRVFEQQIGRNIEVYVDDMVAKTKVGHSHIDDLGEIFGQIRAYNMRLNPEKCAFGVSGGKFLGFMLTSRRIEANPEKCQASKSFNFFRCLRKNTKFQWDENCEMAFQNLKQFLSKPPVLQKPDIGEPLYLYLSVTDIAVSSVLVAEKEKTQQPVYFVSKSLQNAELRYPRLEKLAYALVFSARRLRPYFQSHTIYVRTSQPLRQILAKPELAGRLIRWSIELSEFDIQYQPRGSVKSQYLADFVVELTGTSTDIEDAGWMLFVDGASNPHGSGAGILLENAEGVVIEHSLRFSFKASNNQAEYEALLAGLRLAIELHVVNLKVYCDSLLVVQQVNQSFQTKDPVLSKYLILVKNLMDRFSKIEICHIARDQNHRADILSKLASTQSHTASLLQSTLHEPSINIHSISHIEQEVGWQKPYIQYLKSGELPQEIQDVKKFKRQASFFTLLNNLLYRRGYSRPLLKCLDRTEADLALAEVHEGICGIHSGARSLAQKILRAGFYWPTIWEDSRKKVRTCDRCQKHAPSINIPAEDLHQSTVSWPFNHWGIDILGPFPTAPRQVKYLVVAIDYFSKWIEAQPLAKITSVQMISFVWQKIICRFGIPRHIVTDNGRQFTDHNFKNFLQNLKIKQHFSSVEHPQSNGLAEAANKVVLQALRKKLDDAKGLWAELVPEILWGYNTSPHSTTKETPFRLVYGSEAMIPVEVSQSSFRTQAEDHEYARRAELDLVEEVRTIAAVRHKALQQRLGKCHNKRVKPRSFNFGDLVLRKTEEARKPPTHGKLAATWEGPYRIHQVLGKGAYRLEQLDGTVLPSTWNINSLKQYYS
- the LOC130963659 gene encoding uncharacterized protein LOC130963659, with the translated sequence MADAPPPTPSELLRMVTELQQANQRMAEANQRMAEENQRMQQQIQQIANARLEHNDNRHGGNANDENQSQPTHVSETPQDDDGRDPHNNEASLKDEEEEPDNSAGPFTADIMNFQLPRQFTLPTTLNPYDGLGDPKQHIKKFRSIMIVNGASDPILCRCFPSFLDGPALDWFCSLPADSISRFQELAKQFEDHFAASAIYLHDSDYLTTVKQGPQESLKDYITRFTKIAMRIPDLHPEVHLHAIKSGLRPGKFQEAIAVAKPKTLAEFREKAKGQIDIEELRQARKAEKSAAIKEDDKPRDNKKTFRPTPRYETYTQFNTKRDDIIKEILNSKLIKPPRKAGSYPEPKNIDKSKYCTFHQKYGHTTDECVIAKDLLERLARQGHLDKYISGHMQKRSVSISDPPPVGPASSSKDKEKAPAQPRGIINCISGGYAGGGQTSSARK